One part of the Mycobacterium marinum genome encodes these proteins:
- a CDS encoding SDR family NAD(P)-dependent oxidoreductase → MEGFAGKVAVVTGAGSGIGRALAIELARSGAKLAISDVDTEGLAQTEKLVTALGAEVKTDRLDVTEREAFLAYADAVNEHFGKVNQIYNNAGIGHTGDVEVCAFKDIDRVMDVDFGGVLNGTKAFLPYLIASGDGHVINVSSVFGLFSVSGQAAYNAAKFAVRGFTEALRQEMILAGHPVGVTTVHPGGIKTAIARNATAAEGLDSDELAKMFDKRVARTSPERAAKIILGAVRKNKARVLVGPDAKALDIVVRLTGSGYQRLFMPVLGRLVPASHR, encoded by the coding sequence ATGGAGGGCTTCGCCGGGAAAGTCGCCGTCGTTACCGGGGCGGGATCGGGTATCGGGCGGGCGCTCGCGATCGAGTTGGCCCGGTCCGGTGCCAAGCTAGCGATCAGCGACGTCGACACCGAAGGATTGGCGCAGACCGAGAAGCTGGTGACGGCGCTCGGCGCTGAGGTCAAGACCGATCGACTCGACGTGACCGAGCGTGAGGCATTCTTGGCCTACGCGGACGCGGTCAACGAGCACTTCGGCAAGGTCAACCAGATCTACAACAACGCCGGCATCGGCCACACCGGCGATGTCGAGGTCTGCGCGTTCAAGGACATCGATCGGGTGATGGACGTCGACTTCGGCGGCGTGCTCAACGGCACCAAGGCGTTCCTGCCCTATCTGATCGCCTCAGGAGACGGCCACGTCATCAACGTTTCGAGCGTGTTCGGGTTGTTCTCAGTTTCTGGACAGGCCGCCTACAACGCGGCCAAGTTCGCGGTGCGCGGCTTCACCGAGGCACTGCGCCAGGAGATGATCCTGGCCGGCCATCCGGTCGGGGTCACCACCGTGCACCCGGGCGGCATCAAGACAGCGATCGCCCGCAACGCCACCGCCGCCGAGGGACTGGATTCCGACGAACTGGCCAAGATGTTCGACAAGCGGGTGGCCCGCACCAGTCCGGAACGAGCCGCCAAGATAATCCTGGGGGCGGTCCGCAAGAACAAGGCCCGCGTGCTGGTCGGCCCGGACGCCAAAGCCCTGGACATCGTGGTGCGTCTGACCGGTTCTGGATATCAGCGGCTGTTCATGCCGGTGCTGGGCCGGCTGGTGCCGGCCTCGCACCGCTGA
- a CDS encoding glycine betaine ABC transporter substrate-binding protein, which produces MKIGRLAALLLTAALVVAGCGGGDRRGAAELVVGATADSESTLLADIYVAALRSYGFPARAATAADPMAKLDSGDFTVVPAFTGEVLRALQPSATALSDKEVYRAMVSALPEGITAGDYATAAEDKPALMITQATADRWGGSELSVLARHCDGLVVGKVGGGATPAMVGPCRLPAAGEFPDGAAMFARLRDGRLTAAWTSTANPAVPAGLVMLADGKPALIRAENVVPLYRRNALNERQLLAVNEVGGVLDTAALVDMRRQVAGGADPQAVADGWLGEHPLGR; this is translated from the coding sequence GTGAAAATCGGCAGGCTGGCCGCGCTGCTGCTGACGGCGGCGCTTGTGGTCGCCGGTTGTGGGGGTGGCGACCGTCGCGGCGCTGCGGAGCTGGTGGTCGGAGCCACGGCCGACTCCGAGTCGACGCTGCTGGCCGACATCTACGTCGCGGCCCTGCGGTCATACGGATTCCCGGCGCGGGCCGCAACCGCCGCCGACCCGATGGCGAAATTGGACTCCGGTGACTTTACCGTGGTCCCCGCCTTCACCGGTGAGGTCTTGCGGGCGCTACAGCCAAGCGCCACGGCGCTTTCTGACAAAGAGGTCTACCGGGCCATGGTCTCGGCGCTGCCGGAAGGCATTACCGCTGGTGACTACGCCACCGCCGCCGAAGACAAACCCGCACTGATGATCACCCAAGCCACCGCCGACAGGTGGGGGGGCAGCGAACTGTCCGTGCTGGCGCGCCACTGCGACGGGCTGGTGGTCGGGAAGGTCGGCGGCGGCGCCACCCCGGCGATGGTGGGCCCGTGCCGGCTGCCCGCGGCGGGTGAATTTCCCGACGGTGCCGCGATGTTCGCCCGGCTGCGCGACGGACGGCTGACCGCCGCATGGACCAGCACCGCCAACCCCGCTGTTCCCGCCGGCCTGGTCATGCTGGCCGACGGCAAGCCCGCGCTGATCCGGGCCGAGAACGTGGTGCCGCTGTATCGGCGCAACGCGCTCAACGAACGTCAGCTGCTGGCGGTCAACGAGGTGGGCGGTGTGCTGGACACCGCGGCGCTGGTGGACATGCGCCGCCAGGTTGCCGGGGGTGCGGACCCGCAGGCGGTGGCCGACGGTTGGCTGGGCGAGCATCCGCTGGGGCGTTGA
- a CDS encoding NAD(P)-dependent malic enzyme, protein MSSPTSLSPQVVIDNDEIFRAHVDGKLSVALKAPLDTQRALSIAYTPGVAQVSRAIAADPALAARYTWANRLIAVVSDGSAVLGLGDIGPAAALPVMEGKAALFQAYGGLNAIPIVLDTKDPDEIVETLVRLRPTFGAVNLEDISAPRCFEIERRVIEALDCPVMHDDQHGTAIVVLAALMGASKLLGRDMTSLRAVVSGAGAAGVACTNLLLAMGVFDITVLDSRGILHTSRGDMNSVKLDLARRSNPRGLSGGMAEALDGADVFLGVSGGLIPEELIATMAPGGIVFALSNPDPEIHPDIAAKYAAVVATGRSDYPNQINNVLAFPGVFRGALDAGARRITQRMMVAAAEAIFSVVSDDLALDKIVPSPLDPRVGEAVAAAVAIASDV, encoded by the coding sequence CTGAGTAGCCCAACCTCACTGAGCCCGCAGGTTGTCATCGACAACGACGAGATCTTCCGGGCCCACGTAGACGGCAAGCTTTCGGTAGCGCTCAAGGCGCCGCTGGACACCCAGCGCGCATTGTCGATCGCCTACACCCCGGGGGTGGCGCAGGTCAGTCGGGCGATCGCCGCCGATCCGGCTCTGGCCGCCCGCTACACCTGGGCCAACCGGCTGATTGCCGTCGTGAGCGACGGCAGCGCGGTCCTGGGTCTCGGCGACATCGGGCCGGCCGCAGCGCTGCCGGTAATGGAAGGTAAGGCCGCGCTGTTCCAGGCCTACGGTGGCTTGAACGCGATCCCGATCGTGCTGGACACCAAGGATCCCGACGAGATCGTTGAAACCCTGGTGCGGTTGCGGCCCACTTTCGGCGCGGTCAACCTCGAGGACATCTCCGCACCGCGCTGCTTCGAGATCGAACGCCGGGTCATCGAGGCGCTGGATTGCCCCGTCATGCACGATGACCAGCACGGCACTGCGATCGTCGTGCTGGCCGCGCTGATGGGTGCCAGCAAGCTGCTTGGCCGCGACATGACCTCGCTGCGGGCGGTGGTTTCCGGCGCCGGAGCCGCCGGCGTCGCGTGTACCAACCTGCTGCTTGCCATGGGGGTTTTCGACATCACCGTGCTCGACTCGCGCGGCATTCTGCACACCTCGCGCGGCGACATGAACAGCGTGAAACTCGACCTGGCCCGGCGCAGCAACCCCCGTGGCCTCAGCGGCGGTATGGCCGAAGCGCTCGACGGGGCCGATGTGTTCCTCGGGGTGTCGGGGGGCCTGATTCCCGAAGAACTGATTGCCACGATGGCTCCCGGCGGCATCGTGTTCGCGCTGTCTAACCCGGACCCGGAGATACATCCCGATATTGCCGCCAAGTATGCGGCGGTGGTGGCTACCGGCCGCAGCGACTACCCCAACCAGATCAACAACGTCCTGGCGTTCCCCGGGGTGTTTCGTGGCGCGCTCGATGCCGGTGCGCGCCGGATCACCCAACGGATGATGGTTGCCGCCGCCGAGGCGATCTTCTCGGTTGTCAGTGACGATCTCGCGCTCGACAAGATCGTTCCGAGTCCGCTGGATCCCCGGGTCGGGGAAGCCGTCGCCGCCGCAGTGGCGATCGCTTCCGACGTCTGA
- a CDS encoding malate dehydrogenase → MSASPLKVAVTGAAGQIGYSLLFRLASGSLLGPDRPIELRLLEIEPALKALEGVVMELDDCAFPLLSGVEIGSDANKIFDGANLALLVGARPRGPGMERSDLLEANGAIFTAQGKALNEVAADDIRVGVTGNPANTNALIAMTNAPDIPRERFSALTRLDHNRAISQLAAKTGVAVTDIKKMTIWGNHSATQYPDLFHAEVKGKNAAEVVNDQAWIEEYFIPTVAKRGAAIIDARGASSAASAASATVDAARSWLLGTPADDWVSMAVLSDGSYGVPEGLISSFPVTTKDGNWSIVKGLEIDEFSRGRIDKTTAELADERKAVTELGLI, encoded by the coding sequence GTGAGCGCAAGTCCCCTCAAGGTTGCCGTCACCGGTGCCGCCGGCCAGATCGGCTACAGCCTGTTGTTCCGCCTGGCCAGCGGCTCGCTGCTGGGCCCGGATCGTCCGATCGAGCTCCGCCTGCTCGAGATCGAGCCGGCGCTCAAGGCGCTCGAGGGCGTCGTGATGGAGCTTGACGACTGTGCGTTCCCGCTGCTGTCCGGCGTGGAGATCGGCTCGGACGCGAACAAGATTTTCGACGGTGCGAATCTGGCCCTGCTCGTCGGTGCGCGTCCGCGCGGTCCGGGCATGGAGCGCAGCGACCTGCTCGAGGCCAACGGCGCGATCTTCACCGCTCAGGGTAAGGCGCTCAATGAGGTCGCCGCGGACGACATCCGCGTGGGAGTGACCGGTAACCCGGCCAACACCAACGCCCTGATCGCGATGACCAACGCCCCCGACATCCCCCGGGAGCGGTTCTCGGCGCTGACCCGCCTGGACCACAACCGCGCGATCTCGCAGCTGGCTGCCAAGACCGGTGTCGCGGTCACCGACATCAAGAAGATGACCATCTGGGGCAACCACTCGGCCACCCAGTACCCCGACCTTTTCCACGCCGAAGTCAAGGGCAAGAACGCGGCCGAGGTGGTCAATGACCAGGCGTGGATCGAGGAGTACTTCATCCCGACCGTCGCCAAGCGTGGTGCGGCGATCATCGACGCGCGCGGCGCGTCCTCGGCCGCTTCGGCCGCGTCGGCGACCGTCGACGCAGCCCGTTCCTGGTTGCTCGGCACCCCCGCCGACGACTGGGTCTCGATGGCTGTCCTCTCCGACGGTTCCTACGGTGTGCCCGAGGGCCTGATCTCCTCGTTCCCGGTCACCACCAAGGACGGCAACTGGAGCATCGTCAAGGGCCTGGAGATCGACGAATTCTCCCGCGGCCGCATCGACAAGACGACCGCTGAACTGGCCGACGAGCGCAAGGCGGTCACCGAGCTCGGCCTGATCTAG
- the corA gene encoding magnesium/cobalt transporter CorA — protein MFQGFDALPESLRTVARPRPQQTDAEPAPRAQTLVDCGVYVEGRRIPGKYEYADALNEVREIELAGQDAFVWIGLHEPDEKQMQDVADVFGLHPLAVEDAVHAHQRPKLERYDETLFLVLKTVNYVPHESVVLAREIVETGEIMIFVGKDFVITVRHGEHGGLSEVRKRMDADPEHLKLGPFVVMHAIADYVVDHYLSVTSLMETDIDSIEVVAFQPGRKLDVEPIYLLKREVVELRRCVHPLSVAFGRMQTDNKDLISKEVRRYLRDVADHQTEAAEQVSSYDEMLNSLVQAALARVGMQQNMDMRKISAYAGIIAVPTMIAGIYGMNFHFMPELDAWWGYPAVIGTMAIICLILYRSFRHRNWL, from the coding sequence ATGTTCCAGGGATTTGACGCGCTGCCCGAATCGCTTAGGACCGTCGCACGACCTCGACCACAACAGACTGATGCCGAGCCCGCGCCGCGGGCCCAGACATTGGTCGACTGTGGCGTCTACGTCGAAGGTCGGCGAATACCCGGCAAGTATGAGTACGCCGATGCCTTGAACGAGGTGCGCGAGATCGAACTGGCGGGCCAGGACGCATTCGTCTGGATTGGGCTGCACGAGCCCGACGAGAAACAGATGCAAGACGTGGCCGATGTTTTCGGTTTGCACCCGCTGGCGGTCGAGGACGCCGTGCACGCCCACCAGCGGCCCAAGCTGGAACGCTATGACGAGACGCTGTTCCTGGTCTTGAAGACCGTGAACTACGTTCCGCACGAATCGGTGGTGCTGGCCCGCGAGATCGTCGAGACCGGCGAAATCATGATCTTCGTCGGGAAGGATTTTGTGATCACCGTGCGCCACGGTGAACACGGCGGCCTGTCGGAAGTGCGCAAACGAATGGACGCTGACCCAGAACATCTGAAGCTGGGGCCTTTCGTGGTGATGCACGCCATCGCCGACTACGTCGTCGACCACTACTTGTCGGTCACGTCTTTGATGGAAACCGACATCGACAGCATCGAGGTAGTGGCCTTCCAGCCGGGCCGCAAACTCGACGTAGAACCGATCTACCTACTAAAACGCGAAGTGGTGGAACTGCGCCGGTGCGTGCACCCGCTGTCGGTCGCCTTCGGGCGCATGCAGACCGACAACAAAGATCTGATCTCCAAAGAGGTCCGGCGGTATCTGCGCGACGTCGCCGACCACCAGACCGAGGCCGCCGAGCAAGTTTCCAGCTACGACGAGATGCTCAACTCGCTGGTGCAGGCCGCACTGGCGCGGGTCGGCATGCAGCAGAACATGGACATGCGCAAGATCTCGGCCTACGCGGGCATTATCGCGGTACCCACCATGATCGCCGGCATCTACGGGATGAACTTCCATTTCATGCCCGAGCTGGATGCATGGTGGGGCTACCCCGCGGTGATCGGCACCATGGCCATCATCTGTCTGATCCTCTACCGCAGCTTCCGGCACCGAAACTGGCTGTGA